The following proteins are encoded in a genomic region of Nicotiana sylvestris chromosome 4, ASM39365v2, whole genome shotgun sequence:
- the LOC138889441 gene encoding uncharacterized protein, which translates to MANRFFEVNRISFTDDELPEEGAGHNMAFHLVVKCEGHYVKQVMVDGGSSVDVFPLSTLQGMKINTDRIPPSNVRIRAFDGSSRDTIGKINLNMTIGPVDFEIVFQVVDMDISYNFVLGRPLIHTARAVPSILHQMVKFEHDMQEIIVHGEDESSIYKDPLIPCIKAKEGCESIVYQAFEVVYVDHFEEGKMVYVDHFEEGNPILHPRKGLGALLQGISKPISPFSNKGAFGLGFRPTQADENKAKHCKKCGWDLQQAISHIFYTFVKPRLQEGQKSSAQPNIDEICHGLSQIFSEVNMIQDGEGTSRADLQLIGPDTMFNYWEATPFPTRKESCFVNADFNNMTCMHNSCPDLKKLSNFKIMHQEVECDEDEVVEEIKRELEQFENKPKPNLNETEPINLGSHEEIRETKISIHTEQNTRDALIQLLFEYKDVFAWSYNDMPGLSADLVVHKLPTYPDFPPVQQNQRKFKTDMSDKIKEEIMKQLSANVVRAVRYTTCVANVVPVPKKDGKTRVCVDYRNLNKASPKDNFPLPNIQILVDNCSKHEIQSFVDCYVRYHQILMDEDYV; encoded by the exons ATGGCCAACagattttttgaggtaaacagaatcTCCTTTACCGATGATGAACTTCCCGAGGAAGGAGCCGGGCATAATATGGCTTTTCACCTGGTCGTCAAATGTGAGGGGCATTATGTAAAGCAAGTCATGGTAGATGGAGGCTCGAGTGTAGATGTATTCCCTCTATCTACTTTGCAAGGCATGAAGATCAACACAGACAGAATTCCACCTAGCAATGTTCGCATCCGGGCTTTTGACGGTTCATCGAGAGATACCATTGGGAAGATCAACCTCAATATGACGATTGGGCCGGTTGACTTTGAAATTGTCTTCCAAGTAGTAGACATGGACATTTCTTATAACTTTGTTCTTGGAAGGCCATTGATCCATACGGCTCGAGCTGTGCCATCCAtattgcatcagatggtcaagtttgaacaCGACATGCAAGAAATTATTGTTCATGGAGAAGACGAGTCGTCCATTTATAAAGACCCGTTAATCCCATGTATTAAGGCCAAGGAAGGGTGTGAGTCCAttgtctatcaagctttcgaagtGGTTTATGTGGACCATTTTGAGGAAGGAAAAATGGTTTATGTGGACCATTTTGAGGAAGGAAATCCCATTCTACATCCTC gaaaaggtttgggggcaTTACTGCAAGGAATTTCGAAACCCATTTCTCCGTTCAGTAACAAGGGTGCTTTTGGTTTAGGTTTCAGGCCAACACAAGCAGATGAAAACAAAGCTAAGCACTGCAAAAAGTGTGGGTGGGACTTGCAGCAAGCTATCTCTCACattttctacacttttgtcaAGCCACGACTCCAAGAGGGTCAAAAATCCTCAGCGCAACCAAACATTGATGAAATTTGCCATGGCCTCAGCCAAATATTTTCTGAAGTGAATATGATCCAGGATGGTGAAGGCACTAGTCGTGCCGATTTGCAACTAATTGGCCCAGACACCATGTTCAACTACTGGGAAGCAACTCCTTTCCCCacaaggaaggagtcttg ttttgttaatgccgactttaataacatgacatgcatgcataatTCATGCCCAGATCTTAAAAAGCTGTCTAATTTCAAAATAATGCATCAAGAAGTTGAATgtgatgaagatgaggttgttgaggaaataaaaagagaattagaacaatttgaaaacaagcctaagcCCAACCTTAATGAAACTGAGCCAATCAACCTTGGAAGTCATGAAGAAATTAGAGAAACAAAAATAAGCATTCATACTGAACAAAATACCAGAGATGCCTTgattcaacttttatttgaatacaaagatgtgtttgcttggtcttatAATGATATGCCAGGTTTAAGtgctgatctagtggttcataagctTCCTACGTATCCTGATTTTCCACCAGTCCAACAAAATCAACGAAAATTTAAAACGGACATGAGTGATaaaatcaaagaggaaataaTGAAGCAATTGAGCGCCAATGTGGTCAGAGctgtccgatacaccacatgtgTGGCAAATGTTGTACCtgtaccaaaaaaggatggaaagaccagagtttgtgttgactacagaaacctgaacaaagcaagtccaaaggataattttcctttaccaaacatccAAATTCTTGTAGATAATTGCTCAAAGCATGAGATACAATCATTCGTGGATTGCTATGTTAGGTACCaccagattctaatggatgaggacTATGTATAA